In Xanthocytophaga agilis, the following are encoded in one genomic region:
- a CDS encoding DMT family transporter: MLSTSTFRYTTATLVWIAFVLLTLTWGSSFILIKKGLQNYSTWQVATLRLVSASVIMIPLALFYIRQIPKEKIQYIVLSSLLSMFIPAYLFCAGQTGLSSSIVGVLNALTPGFTFLVGVAFFHQKSKWIQIAGLLLGLTGTLFLILITAQGTVVINEYAILIVLATISYGFNINIIKNHLSSINPVHLTTITVSISGLLALLYSIITQTNLLQITTSEERTSFAAVVTLGVMGTAFAQLVFNSIIKVSSAVFSSSVTYFVPIIAVFWGVWDGEVLLLWHYLGILLIIISVFILNKSR, encoded by the coding sequence ATGTTATCTACCTCTACATTCCGGTATACTACAGCTACTCTTGTCTGGATAGCCTTTGTTTTATTAACCCTTACATGGGGTAGTTCTTTTATTTTGATAAAGAAAGGCCTGCAAAATTATTCTACCTGGCAGGTAGCTACTCTGCGTTTGGTCTCAGCCTCTGTGATTATGATACCGCTTGCACTGTTTTATATCCGGCAGATACCTAAAGAGAAGATTCAATATATAGTTCTGTCAAGCTTATTAAGTATGTTTATTCCCGCTTATCTCTTTTGTGCCGGACAGACAGGACTTAGTAGCTCTATTGTAGGGGTATTAAATGCTCTCACTCCTGGTTTTACATTTTTGGTGGGAGTGGCATTCTTTCATCAGAAAAGCAAATGGATACAGATAGCTGGTTTACTATTGGGGCTGACAGGTACATTGTTTCTGATACTGATTACAGCACAAGGTACAGTAGTAATAAATGAATATGCGATCCTGATTGTACTGGCAACAATCAGCTATGGTTTCAATATCAATATTATCAAGAACCACCTTTCTTCCATCAATCCTGTTCATCTTACAACAATCACAGTTTCTATCTCAGGTTTACTGGCATTACTTTATTCTATCATTACCCAAACAAATTTATTACAGATCACAACGTCTGAAGAAAGGACTTCCTTCGCTGCAGTCGTTACTTTAGGTGTAATGGGAACTGCATTTGCTCAACTGGTATTCAATAGCATCATTAAGGTTTCTTCTGCAGTCTTTTCCAGCTCTGTAACCTATTTCGTCCCCATTATTGCTGTATTCTGGGGAGTATGGGATGGAGAAGTTCTTTTGCTATGGCATTATCTGGGTATACTCCTTATCATCATTAGCGTGTTCATATTGAATAAAAGTAGGTAA
- a CDS encoding acyltransferase has protein sequence MQKKRYVELDALRGLAAVLVVFFHFTMGRKEALSGFELGVTGVDLFFIISGFVIFMSVDKMATARKFVIGRFSRLYPTYWTCVTLTFLLVLLSEYILSRKTIGLYPIWQYATNMTMFQYYLGVPDLDGPYWTMIIEMVFYVVILVLFISNQLKNVEWWGIGGLALVVIYDYVLVSFCPNVYHILDVWFPLINHLPLFYAGILFFRISTEKTSYIRRYTLIVLCCIIQIGLYDNGGQSRLFISHAQYSTMLLMYFALFIAFIHGKLRFIVNPITLYLGTISYALYLIHQYLGVHMLIPGLTLWLGMNFWIAILISLIVCILIAGFITTYIEAPIRVRIKEVLSSGKFKAIQVKV, from the coding sequence GTGCAAAAGAAACGATACGTTGAGCTGGACGCATTGCGTGGTCTGGCTGCTGTTCTTGTTGTTTTCTTCCATTTTACAATGGGGAGAAAAGAGGCTTTATCGGGTTTTGAACTTGGCGTAACTGGAGTTGATTTATTCTTCATCATTTCTGGTTTTGTCATTTTTATGAGCGTTGACAAAATGGCTACAGCCAGAAAATTTGTAATTGGCCGTTTTTCCCGATTGTATCCTACCTATTGGACCTGTGTTACGCTCACATTTCTATTGGTTTTACTGTCAGAATACATTTTGAGTCGTAAAACGATTGGATTGTATCCCATCTGGCAATATGCCACTAACATGACTATGTTCCAATATTACTTAGGAGTGCCAGACCTGGATGGACCTTATTGGACTATGATCATAGAAATGGTTTTCTATGTAGTTATACTTGTCCTGTTTATTTCTAATCAATTAAAAAATGTCGAATGGTGGGGAATAGGAGGATTGGCATTGGTTGTTATCTATGATTATGTGTTGGTATCATTTTGTCCAAATGTATACCACATTCTGGATGTTTGGTTTCCTCTGATTAATCACTTGCCTTTATTCTATGCTGGAATCCTATTTTTCAGAATCTCTACAGAGAAAACGTCTTATATAAGGCGTTATACTCTTATAGTACTTTGTTGCATTATCCAGATAGGGCTTTACGACAATGGTGGTCAATCAAGATTATTCATTTCACATGCTCAATATAGTACTATGCTATTAATGTATTTCGCTTTGTTTATTGCTTTCATTCATGGCAAACTAAGATTTATTGTGAATCCAATAACTTTGTATCTGGGTACGATTTCGTATGCTCTTTATCTGATACACCAATATTTAGGTGTACATATGCTAATTCCGGGATTAACATTATGGCTAGGAATGAACTTCTGGATAGCTATACTAATCTCTTTGATAGTCTGTATTCTCATAGCTGGTTTTATAACTACTTACATCGAGGCACCTATACGAGTCCGAATAAAAGAAGTACTCTCTTCTGGTAAATTTAAAGCTATCCAAGTAAAGGTATAA
- a CDS encoding lipase family protein produces MKKEMFRAFTNSIVLIFIILTTSYAQVLKPGFDKEEYMELMKVSARFGDTTYSNAIAKPQQYDFVYRSPVIGLENRWDLWVNKQHSVGVISIRGTAASSVSWLANFYSAMVPAKGELEISAKEKFVYELASNPKAAVHVGWLVSTAFLSKDILPKIDSCYKKGIKDMLIMGHSQGGGIAYLMTAYLYSLQKNKQLPEDIRFKTYCSAGPKPGNLFFAYEYEAMTQNGWAYNVVNSADWVPEVPLSVQTIYDFNTTNLFANARGIIRKQKFFQRIALNYMYNRLSKPSLKAQKRYQNYLGKMAYKLVKKNLNGYISPEYYSSNNYVRTGSIIVLLADEEYYKVYPDSKDKVFVHHFHGPYMYLTEKLTWNHHSTATDSLSLASLNGTWELNYISGVKIAFDSLYLNQKPAITVNTNDHTIVGNNSCNSFRGKFTIKDQTIRFPDTFVMTRMFCEGGGEQVFMDALKKMNKYTISANMLTFYMNEVSIMRFTRKL; encoded by the coding sequence ATGAAAAAGGAAATGTTTCGAGCTTTCACAAATTCTATTGTATTGATATTTATAATTTTAACGACATCCTATGCGCAGGTATTAAAGCCAGGATTTGATAAAGAAGAATACATGGAATTAATGAAGGTTTCTGCCCGCTTTGGTGATACAACCTATAGTAATGCTATCGCAAAGCCTCAACAGTATGATTTTGTGTACCGCTCTCCGGTAATTGGGTTAGAGAACCGTTGGGATTTATGGGTAAATAAACAACATTCTGTGGGTGTTATCAGCATCAGAGGTACTGCTGCAAGTAGTGTAAGCTGGTTGGCAAACTTTTATTCCGCTATGGTTCCAGCCAAAGGAGAACTTGAAATAAGTGCCAAGGAGAAATTTGTTTATGAACTGGCATCAAATCCAAAAGCTGCAGTACATGTAGGATGGCTTGTGAGTACTGCTTTTCTATCGAAAGATATACTGCCCAAAATAGACTCCTGTTATAAAAAGGGAATCAAAGATATGCTGATCATGGGGCATAGTCAGGGTGGAGGTATTGCTTATCTGATGACAGCCTACTTGTATAGCCTACAAAAAAATAAGCAGCTACCTGAAGATATACGTTTTAAGACCTATTGTAGTGCAGGACCTAAACCGGGAAATTTGTTTTTTGCTTATGAATACGAAGCAATGACACAAAATGGTTGGGCATATAATGTAGTTAATTCGGCAGATTGGGTACCAGAAGTTCCACTTTCTGTTCAAACGATCTATGATTTTAATACAACCAATCTATTTGCAAATGCCAGAGGGATTATTAGAAAACAAAAGTTTTTTCAGCGGATAGCCCTTAACTATATGTACAATAGGTTGAGCAAACCTTCTCTTAAAGCTCAAAAACGCTATCAGAACTATTTGGGTAAAATGGCATACAAATTGGTAAAGAAGAACTTGAACGGTTATATATCACCTGAATATTATAGTAGCAATAATTATGTACGCACAGGATCAATCATAGTGTTGCTGGCAGATGAAGAGTATTACAAGGTATATCCGGATAGTAAAGACAAGGTATTTGTGCATCACTTTCATGGGCCTTATATGTATCTGACAGAAAAGCTTACTTGGAACCATCATAGTACAGCCACAGATTCTTTGTCATTGGCTTCACTCAATGGTACATGGGAGTTAAATTATATTTCAGGTGTAAAAATTGCTTTTGATAGTTTATATCTCAATCAGAAGCCTGCTATCACCGTAAATACTAATGATCATACTATAGTTGGAAATAACAGTTGTAATTCATTTAGAGGAAAGTTTACTATAAAAGATCAAACTATTCGTTTTCCAGATACTTTTGTCATGACTCGTATGTTTTGTGAGGGAGGAGGGGAACAAGTTTTTATGGATGCTTTAAAGAAAATGAACAAATATACTATATCAGCTAATATGCTTACTTTCTATATGAATGAAGTATCTATTATGCGATTTACAAGAAAACTTTAA
- a CDS encoding DUF7133 domain-containing protein, with protein sequence MKTFLKHIIGWSAAVLLPLSMQAQESPKEEDFYKIATIPVPEGIVMEVGGVTTLPNGDIAVSTRRGDVWVIKNPYMSNGAYPSFTKFASGLHEILGLVYKDGSLYCAQRGELTKLTDKNGDGKADSYETVYAWPLSGHYHEYSFGPKIAPDGSFFVTGNVAFGDEEWWRGESRVPWRGWTMRITPDGKMEPWATGMRSPCGIGIIDGEFFYDDNQGDWMGSGGIWHVAKGDFTGHPAGLRWAKQTQVNELTDKPVKVTTEQLYAKVDPRFVRQNGRAVKPENNREGKEAPLFTYKKDFPQLKTPAVWLPHGVLGISNSEIITDETVGKFGPFAGQVFVGDQGQSKIMRVFLEKVNGEYQGAAFDFRSGFQSGVLRMSWGKDGSLFVGETNRGWGSAGDANQGLQRLIWNGKMPFEMKAVRAMPDGFEVEFTMPVDKASAEDIASYQVKSFTYKYYPVYGSPTINEERCTVKGVKVSEDGMKVRVVVDNLREYYVHELLLEGVRTRENSWSLVHPTAYYTLNAIPAGEKLNMAEVSKKNSAAAATTPATSKTPAKSTKTGTQPATKKEVKPATAAVPTTEEIMPLLRKHTCLACHSAEKKVVGPSYADVAKRKYSNEKIVDLIYNPKPENWPGYATPMAPMPQVPKADALKIAAWINSLGKTNSDKPNP encoded by the coding sequence ATGAAGACATTTCTAAAACATATTATTGGGTGGTCTGCAGCTGTGTTGCTACCATTGAGTATGCAGGCTCAGGAATCGCCTAAGGAAGAAGATTTTTATAAAATTGCTACCATTCCGGTTCCGGAAGGAATTGTTATGGAAGTAGGTGGAGTTACTACCTTGCCTAATGGTGATATTGCTGTATCTACCCGCCGGGGTGATGTATGGGTGATCAAGAATCCATACATGAGCAATGGGGCGTATCCTTCCTTTACAAAGTTTGCCAGTGGATTGCATGAAATTCTGGGGCTGGTATACAAAGATGGATCTTTATACTGTGCACAACGTGGTGAACTTACCAAACTGACAGACAAGAATGGCGATGGCAAAGCAGATAGCTATGAAACTGTCTATGCATGGCCTTTGTCCGGACACTATCACGAATATAGTTTCGGTCCTAAAATAGCTCCTGACGGATCTTTCTTTGTAACGGGCAACGTAGCCTTTGGAGATGAAGAATGGTGGCGTGGGGAAAGTCGTGTACCCTGGAGAGGTTGGACCATGCGTATTACACCTGATGGTAAAATGGAACCTTGGGCTACAGGAATGCGCTCTCCTTGCGGTATAGGTATTATAGATGGTGAATTTTTCTATGATGATAACCAGGGTGACTGGATGGGATCTGGTGGTATCTGGCATGTGGCGAAAGGTGATTTTACAGGCCACCCCGCAGGTTTGCGCTGGGCTAAACAAACCCAAGTGAATGAACTAACAGACAAGCCTGTAAAAGTTACAACTGAGCAATTGTATGCCAAAGTAGATCCACGTTTTGTTCGTCAGAATGGACGTGCTGTGAAGCCTGAAAACAATCGTGAAGGAAAAGAGGCTCCATTATTCACATACAAAAAAGATTTTCCTCAATTAAAGACACCTGCCGTTTGGTTGCCTCACGGGGTCTTAGGTATTTCTAACTCTGAGATCATCACAGATGAAACTGTAGGTAAGTTTGGTCCTTTTGCTGGTCAGGTATTTGTAGGTGATCAGGGTCAAAGTAAAATCATGCGGGTATTCCTTGAGAAAGTAAACGGAGAATATCAGGGTGCTGCTTTTGATTTTCGCAGTGGTTTCCAGTCAGGTGTACTTCGTATGTCCTGGGGTAAAGACGGATCATTGTTTGTAGGTGAGACAAATCGTGGATGGGGATCTGCCGGAGATGCTAATCAAGGTCTGCAACGCTTAATCTGGAACGGAAAAATGCCTTTTGAAATGAAAGCTGTACGTGCTATGCCTGACGGATTTGAAGTGGAATTTACAATGCCTGTAGACAAAGCTTCTGCTGAAGACATCGCTTCCTATCAGGTAAAAAGCTTTACATATAAATACTATCCTGTATATGGTAGTCCAACCATCAATGAAGAGCGTTGTACAGTGAAGGGAGTAAAAGTAAGTGAAGATGGAATGAAAGTTCGTGTAGTAGTAGATAATCTGCGTGAGTATTATGTGCATGAATTGTTATTAGAAGGTGTGAGAACTCGTGAAAATTCATGGTCTTTGGTACACCCTACTGCTTATTACACACTTAATGCCATCCCTGCTGGTGAGAAATTGAATATGGCAGAAGTAAGTAAGAAAAATTCGGCTGCCGCCGCAACTACTCCTGCTACTTCTAAAACTCCTGCCAAATCAACAAAAACAGGAACGCAACCTGCTACCAAGAAGGAAGTAAAACCTGCAACTGCGGCAGTGCCTACTACAGAAGAGATTATGCCCTTATTACGTAAACATACGTGTCTGGCATGTCACTCTGCTGAAAAGAAAGTGGTAGGTCCATCCTATGCAGATGTGGCAAAGCGTAAGTATTCCAATGAAAAGATTGTGGACTTGATCTATAATCCAAAACCTGAGAACTGGCCTGGATATGCTACTCCAATGGCACCAATGCCACAGGTACCTAAGGCTGATGCATTGAAAATTGCAGCTTGGATCAATTCATTGGGAAAGACAAATAGTGATAAGCCAAATCCTTAA